The genomic region ATCTGGACGCTGCCTCCTACAGGCTTAGCGTTCTGATCTCCAGAGGAACTCAGATTGATGAATTGATGTATAAATTGATTACTGTTATAGCGGAGAAGCTTCTCGCGTCATTAATGCATTTAGTGGAATCGCTTAGGTTACTTTCAGTTAATGCACAAAAATCAGTTGAGGCTGCAAGAAATATAATAAAACTGGAGGAGGAAGTAGACGATTTGTACAGAAGCCTGGAACTTAAGCTATTTGAGAAAAAGTATGATGACCTGATCTACGTTATGTTAATGAAGGATGTAGCTGATAGACTAGAGGATAGCGAGGACATGGTGAGGGATTCGGCGACTTCTATAACCTATATAGCCTTCGGGAGAATATAATGAAAATTTCTGGAGAGTTGTTGGGAGATAAAATAGTAATTTTCAACTTAGATGAGGCAAGAACCCTTTACCAGATGGGTTTCTATGGGAAACCATTAACCATTTCCAAACCTAAGTCTGCCAAGGATATAAACAAACCACTGGAACTTTCATTGATTGAGGGCTTATACTTATCTGAGCAGGGGATTCTAGAGGTTAGACACTTAGGTGAAGTTCTAGATATAGCGCGACTGGAGAATTACGCTACCTCTGTTGTAGCTAAGTTCAAACCCATTTATCTGGTTTACAAGGATCTGAAGAGAAGAGGTTTCATAGTCAGATCTGGCATAAAGTTTGGTTCAGATTTCGCAATTTACACCTTAGGACCTGGAGTGGAACATGCACCATTTGTAGTATCTGTAATAGACTCGTCTGAGAGACTTTCTGTAAACGAACTGATGAGTTATGGAAGAGTTTCACACAGCACGAGGAAAAAATTGGTGTTAGCTATTGTCAACACTCAACTAAATGAGATCAAGTACATAATGTTTAAATGGGTGAAGCTATGAAATTAAATGTGTAATCACGACTATTGGGGGTTCAGCTACTTTGAGGGATGATTTTGAACAAAGGAGGGAACAGCCCAGGGATAGGAGGAGTAGACCGACTGATGGTGAGCCTAGACCACTTCCCCTTGGGGATAAATGTAACTACTTGTGCCCCTATTTCAGGTGCAACAAGAGAGCCCTAATGATCCAGACAAGATACGTGAAGGGTAATCCACAGAAGGTAGGTTTCTGTAGATGGGTTGGAGATACCTGCATTACCGGCGAATGCCAGTACGCATATTGTGAGAAAAGGGCTCTATTGCCTGGAAATAAGTGCGCTTTTGCTATCAACAGGAACAATGGGGGAGATGATGTGGAGAGGGATCTTAAACAGGACGAACTATATGAGGACGATAAGGTTAAGGAGATAATTTCCAAGAAATTTGGCAAGAGGGATCTGGATCTTATCTAGTCCATCGCCTGTAAATATCATGCTCTATCTCCAAGGCATCTAAGGTTTTTCCCACTACGAAGTTTATCATGTCCTCTATGGTCTTAGGTTTTGTGTAAAATCCTGGAGATGCAGGTAGAATTATGCCACCAGCAACAGAGACTTTGAGAGCATTTTCTAATTCTATGGTTCCAAGCGGCGTCTCTCTCACGACCAAAACTAGCCTTTTCTTGAGTCTAAGCATGTTTATGGCAGTTCTGGAGACCAAGTTTGAGGATATCCCCGCAGCAATCTGTGCCAATGTTCTGATACTACAAGGTATAATAGCCATTCCCAGAGTCTTCACTAACGCACTAGAACTTGATGGAGGAGCATCCATCTCGTTTTCGAGGTAAACTTCCTTGGCTATGTCCCTTACCGCACCGATCAGATCTATTCCTTGCTCCGCTTTAGCTACCTTCAGAGCGCCCTTACTAACTATAACAACAGGTTCAAGTCCCAAGGAAACGAGGATTTTAATCATTGATATTCCGTAGATGACCCCGCTTGCACCCGTGACACCAACTACAACTTTCCTTTTTGCCTTGTCTGCTCCTGTTTCCTTAGCCAATCTCTCATCCATATAGTGTAACACCTGTTGCTACAGAATGTCCATGGTCTATTATTACAACATGTTTTAACCACTATTGGTTTAGTCTTTATAATCGCATTACAAACGTCGCATCGCAGCGACCTAGTTGCGGTATTTAACTCGAGTGGCATAGGTAAGTTTTACAAATAACTTTAATATCGATTCTCATCGTCACCTATTTATAACTTAGTTTATAAGTGAGTTAAATGAAGATTTTGTCATGAACATAAAGCAAGTAGATGAGATCAAAATAACAAGATATATTCTAAAGGCCACATTTGAGGATTGGATGGATTTTTCAGTTAATGATGTAGTAATTGTAGGAGCAGGTCCCTCTGGGCTAGCTGCTGCATATTATTCAGCCAAGGCTGGGCTAAAAACTACGGTGTTTGAGAGAAGGCTTAGTTTTGGTGGGGGTATCGGAGGAGGGGCAATGTTATTCCATAAGATAGTGATTGAAAGTCCTGCAGACGAGATATTGAGGGAAATAGGAGTGAAATTACAAAAGTTTGAGGAAGGTGTTTACGTTGTGGATAGCTCTGAATTTATGGCTAAACTAGCGGCAGCTACTATTGATGCAGGAGCTAAAATTATTCACGGGGTAACAGTAGATGATGTGATATTCAGGGAAAATCCCCTTAGGGTGACAGGTGTAGCCGTGGAATGGACAGCTACTCAGATGGCAAGTCTTCACGTAGATCCTCTTTTCATATCTGCCAAG from Metallosphaera sedula DSM 5348 harbors:
- the endA gene encoding tRNA-intron lyase, encoding MKISGELLGDKIVIFNLDEARTLYQMGFYGKPLTISKPKSAKDINKPLELSLIEGLYLSEQGILEVRHLGEVLDIARLENYATSVVAKFKPIYLVYKDLKRRGFIVRSGIKFGSDFAIYTLGPGVEHAPFVVSVIDSSERLSVNELMSYGRVSHSTRKKLVLAIVNTQLNEIKYIMFKWVKL
- a CDS encoding UbiX family flavin prenyltransferase; the encoded protein is MDERLAKETGADKAKRKVVVGVTGASGVIYGISMIKILVSLGLEPVVIVSKGALKVAKAEQGIDLIGAVRDIAKEVYLENEMDAPPSSSSALVKTLGMAIIPCSIRTLAQIAAGISSNLVSRTAINMLRLKKRLVLVVRETPLGTIELENALKVSVAGGIILPASPGFYTKPKTIEDMINFVVGKTLDALEIEHDIYRRWTR
- a CDS encoding sulfide-dependent adenosine diphosphate thiazole synthase, which gives rise to MNIKQVDEIKITRYILKATFEDWMDFSVNDVVIVGAGPSGLAAAYYSAKAGLKTTVFERRLSFGGGIGGGAMLFHKIVIESPADEILREIGVKLQKFEEGVYVVDSSEFMAKLAAATIDAGAKIIHGVTVDDVIFRENPLRVTGVAVEWTATQMASLHVDPLFISAKAVVDATGHDAEVISVASRKIPELGIVIPGEKSAYSEIAEQLTVEQSGEVAPGLYAAGMAVTEIKAIPRMGPIFGAMLLSGKKVAEDIIKNLQANSATLKSVQKE